One stretch of Nitrosococcus watsonii C-113 DNA includes these proteins:
- a CDS encoding cysteine protease StiP family protein, producing MSQAADGPVVGIETGLCPITGSYRQVDCQFLLTPLQAEFFSIQEKERLIQSGEKHYSEMISFESPPSESYLTLFRSLTQRHKGRLAAEVMRLAQGIANTRSAPITLVSLVRAGTPIGALLQRALSRHLQVDSRHYSISIIRDRGIDEQALKFLLREHQRPAAGVVFVDAWTAKGVITKELKRAVAHWNARHQEQLKDTLYVISDIGGVADIAATYEDYVIPSGILNAPVSGLISRSILNYQIQPGQFHGCTFYEHLQQHDVSHWFLDEIEAEMDVNIVAPFPSISRRERYAQTQIYLNRWIDSYGVGDINHIKPGIAEATRVMLRRVPERLLLRDPGAEETAHLLILAEEKGVVVEHQPDMPFNAVAFIKTIKTT from the coding sequence GTGAGCCAGGCGGCAGATGGCCCCGTTGTTGGGATTGAAACTGGGCTTTGTCCTATCACGGGAAGTTACCGTCAGGTTGATTGCCAATTCTTATTGACGCCACTCCAAGCTGAATTCTTCTCTATCCAAGAGAAGGAGCGCCTGATTCAATCGGGTGAGAAGCATTATTCGGAGATGATCAGCTTTGAATCGCCGCCTAGCGAATCTTATTTGACTTTATTCCGAAGCTTGACTCAGCGTCATAAAGGCCGTTTGGCTGCCGAAGTGATGAGGCTGGCGCAAGGGATCGCTAATACTCGATCGGCGCCTATTACCCTGGTATCATTGGTTCGAGCGGGTACACCCATCGGGGCTTTATTGCAGCGGGCTTTGAGCCGCCACCTCCAAGTAGATTCCCGGCATTACTCCATTTCTATTATCCGAGATCGGGGCATTGATGAACAAGCTTTAAAATTTTTGTTAAGAGAGCACCAGCGCCCGGCGGCTGGGGTTGTATTTGTAGATGCTTGGACAGCCAAAGGCGTTATCACAAAAGAGCTAAAACGGGCCGTTGCCCATTGGAACGCCCGCCATCAGGAGCAGCTCAAAGACACGCTTTATGTGATTTCTGACATTGGCGGAGTGGCGGATATTGCCGCGACCTACGAAGATTATGTGATCCCTTCCGGTATTCTCAATGCACCGGTTTCAGGACTCATTTCTCGTTCCATATTAAATTACCAGATTCAGCCAGGGCAGTTTCACGGCTGTACTTTTTATGAGCACTTACAGCAGCATGATGTTAGTCATTGGTTCCTGGATGAAATAGAAGCGGAAATGGATGTTAACATTGTGGCGCCCTTTCCTTCTATTTCTCGCAGGGAGCGTTATGCTCAAACCCAGATTTATCTTAACCGTTGGATCGATAGTTATGGTGTTGGGGATATCAATCATATTAAACCGGGGATTGCGGAAGCAACCCGGGTGATGTTGCGTCGTGTTCCGGAAAGACTTTTGCTGCGGGACCCAGGGGCGGAGGAAACCGCTCATTTATTAATATTGGCGGAAGAGAAGGGGGTAGTGGTCGAGCATCAGCCGGATATGCCTTTTAATGCGGTGGCTTTTATCAAAACCATAAAAACAACGTAG
- a CDS encoding HAD family hydrolase, protein MKRSVFVFSDLDDTLLQTQRKCRAPGPLTEAAVDREGRPLSFHSQEQLLLLRLFEACTLIPVTGRNLEALGRIRSPFFSNYRITSHGALVWDTNSALLPEWESTIRGEALIWEPRMQHLLVVIEGYQRAEQVEDLRFRIIYDAGIPVYLSIKGGPKQLSAVEGVVVPLWVQEMGGRFHRNDHNMALLPPYADKARAVKYIMTLIREHCEEPPLFIGMGDSLTDIPFLRACHYALTPQNSQIQQEAWV, encoded by the coding sequence ATGAAGCGTTCCGTCTTTGTCTTTTCTGATCTGGATGATACTTTGTTGCAGACTCAACGTAAATGCCGGGCACCGGGTCCGTTGACGGAAGCGGCGGTCGATAGGGAAGGCCGTCCCTTGTCTTTCCACTCCCAGGAGCAGCTATTATTGTTGCGGCTCTTTGAAGCTTGCACTTTGATTCCTGTGACTGGGCGCAATTTAGAAGCGCTGGGCAGAATTCGTTCCCCTTTCTTTTCCAACTATCGAATCACCAGCCATGGTGCATTGGTGTGGGATACCAATAGTGCTTTACTCCCGGAATGGGAGAGCACCATTAGGGGAGAGGCCTTAATTTGGGAACCGCGGATGCAGCATCTTCTTGTAGTGATTGAAGGCTATCAGCGGGCGGAGCAGGTAGAAGATTTGCGGTTTCGTATTATTTACGATGCAGGGATACCCGTCTATCTTTCTATCAAAGGCGGCCCTAAGCAACTTTCAGCGGTCGAGGGGGTGGTGGTGCCTCTTTGGGTCCAGGAAATGGGCGGAAGGTTTCACCGCAATGATCATAATATGGCGCTTCTTCCTCCTTATGCGGATAAGGCCAGGGCCGTGAAATACATCATGACGCTGATTCGCGAACATTGTGAGGAGCCACCGCTATTTATTGGCATGGGTGACAGCTTGACCGATATTCCTTTCCTCCGTGCTTGTCATTACGCGCTTACACCGCAAAATAGCCAAATTCAACAGGAAGCCTGGGTGTGA
- a CDS encoding phosphoribosyltransferase domain-containing protein, translating to MGHTIRLAAGTLTIEVRKTLFPLNDLLDFASRINPKRGYLFVSKVLGKHIPCQPSRMRDIYNRLALPLLEIPGPAIFIGMAETATGLGAGVADSLVRKTQRCDIVFQHTTRHSLPITEWVCFDESHSHAPEHILYPPLPVFRERFSQAQTLVLVDDEISTGRTLRELSYRMIQVLPHIRQIVVVSIVNWLSPAQKQVFQTNVNKPVSFVSLLEGVFSFIPNVKYKPPPLPEKTKAFQSTAQACQQTGRRGIAIGDKKFRMPDGPYPKERKVSVVGTGEFQFQPFLWAEQLEREGFDVLFQSTTRSPIRLGGPIGESLSFKDEYGGSIPTYLHNPPRGREVIIAYEFAELARHHNLPEQLGGSIWGVATKTGSDC from the coding sequence ATGGGCCATACTATTCGTCTTGCTGCGGGGACTTTGACCATTGAAGTCCGCAAGACCCTTTTCCCATTGAACGATTTATTGGATTTTGCTAGCCGAATCAATCCCAAGCGCGGATACTTGTTTGTTTCCAAAGTGCTTGGCAAGCATATCCCTTGCCAGCCTTCGAGAATGCGGGATATTTACAATCGCTTGGCTCTGCCTCTCTTAGAGATACCTGGCCCCGCTATTTTTATCGGTATGGCTGAAACGGCTACGGGTTTGGGCGCGGGGGTTGCAGATAGTTTGGTCCGAAAAACACAGCGCTGTGATATTGTTTTTCAACACACCACCCGCCATAGCCTGCCGATCACCGAATGGGTGTGTTTTGATGAATCCCACAGCCATGCGCCTGAGCATATCCTCTATCCACCTTTGCCGGTTTTTCGTGAACGATTTTCTCAAGCACAAACCTTGGTTCTTGTGGATGATGAAATCAGCACAGGGCGGACGCTGAGAGAGCTGAGCTACAGAATGATACAAGTGCTACCCCATATTCGGCAAATTGTGGTGGTATCCATTGTTAACTGGCTTTCGCCCGCTCAAAAGCAGGTATTTCAAACCAATGTTAACAAGCCGGTATCTTTTGTTAGTTTGTTAGAAGGCGTATTTTCGTTTATTCCTAATGTAAAATATAAACCTCCTCCTTTACCTGAAAAAACCAAAGCATTTCAGTCAACGGCGCAAGCTTGCCAGCAGACTGGCCGGCGGGGGATAGCGATAGGAGATAAGAAGTTCCGTATGCCAGATGGTCCTTATCCAAAGGAACGTAAGGTGTCTGTTGTAGGGACCGGCGAGTTTCAATTTCAACCTTTTCTATGGGCGGAGCAGTTGGAAAGAGAAGGCTTTGATGTCCTGTTTCAGAGCACTACCCGTTCCCCTATTCGCTTGGGCGGACCCATTGGCGAAAGTCTTAGTTTTAAAGATGAATATGGGGGAAGTATCCCTACCTATCTTCATAATCCTCCTCGTGGCAGAGAGGTTATTATTGCCTATGAGTTTGCCGAATTAGCACGTCATCACAATCTTCCGGAGCAGCTGGGTGGAAGTATTTGGGGGGTGGCTACCAAAACGGGATCGGATTGTTGA
- a CDS encoding TerD family protein, with protein MAVTLQKGQNVSLSKEAPGLKEVAFGLGWDARSTDGTDFDLDASALILGESDKVLSDNHFVFYNNTTDPSGAVTHTGDNRTGEGEGDDERIIVDVSKMPPEAKKVVFVVTIHEAESRNQNFGQVSNAFIRAVNNADNAEIARYDLSEDASIETAMIFGEFYRHGEEWKFKAVGQGYAGGLAGVARDFGVNIG; from the coding sequence ATGGCGGTAACCTTACAGAAAGGACAGAATGTATCCCTGAGCAAAGAAGCCCCCGGTCTAAAAGAGGTTGCGTTTGGGTTAGGATGGGATGCTCGCTCTACCGATGGCACTGATTTCGATTTGGATGCCAGTGCGCTTATTTTAGGCGAAAGCGACAAGGTGTTAAGCGATAATCATTTCGTTTTCTATAACAATACGACCGATCCTAGTGGCGCTGTAACCCATACGGGGGACAATCGTACCGGCGAGGGAGAAGGGGATGATGAAAGAATCATTGTCGATGTCTCTAAAATGCCGCCAGAGGCGAAAAAAGTTGTTTTTGTGGTCACTATTCATGAGGCGGAGTCCCGCAATCAAAATTTTGGCCAGGTAAGTAACGCATTTATTCGCGCGGTTAATAATGCTGACAATGCAGAGATTGCCCGTTATGATTTATCGGAGGATGCCAGCATTGAAACGGCCATGATTTTCGGGGAATTTTACCGCCATGGCGAAGAATGGAAATTTAAGGCGGTAGGCCAGGGCTATGCGGGTGGATTAGCCGGCGTAGCCAGGGATTTTGGCGTCAATATTGGCTAA
- a CDS encoding tellurite resistance TerB family protein, whose product MALSWLKGKFNEVSTNLKNETTKIRNKDFLEGVIAGCTLVAYADGVVKPEEKQKMMGFLQTSEVLSVFDTENVIKLFEKFSAQFEFDPAIGEANALQAVSKVKKKEGEARLLVRVCCAIGASDGDFDNAERKTVSKICSELGLNPADFDL is encoded by the coding sequence ATGGCTTTGAGTTGGTTAAAAGGTAAATTTAACGAAGTCTCTACCAATTTGAAAAATGAGACCACTAAAATCAGGAATAAAGACTTCCTTGAAGGCGTAATTGCGGGCTGCACCCTGGTCGCTTATGCTGATGGGGTTGTCAAACCTGAAGAGAAGCAAAAAATGATGGGTTTTTTGCAAACATCGGAGGTATTGTCGGTTTTTGACACGGAGAATGTTATCAAGCTGTTTGAAAAATTCTCTGCTCAATTCGAGTTTGATCCAGCCATTGGCGAAGCCAATGCGCTTCAGGCGGTCAGTAAAGTTAAAAAGAAAGAGGGGGAAGCCCGGCTTTTGGTACGGGTTTGCTGCGCAATTGGAGCATCGGACGGTGATTTTGACAATGCTGAAAGAAAAACGGTGAGCAAAATCTGCTCAGAGCTGGGATTGAATCCGGCTGATTTTGATCTTTAA
- a CDS encoding acyloxyacyl hydrolase, with protein MKMFSKAMMGAVLVFLTWDYPVLAEDSQPAAFKIGNVEFLADEPSYLDFGAGAFDIVHSEISAAGYIEYRYGKKLSFIGPVMGIMANTDGGVFGYGGIYTNIKYRRLVATPFFTVGGYHQGGSKDLGGTFQFRSGITFAYQFDKGSRLGVRFAHISNASIHDNNPGENELLLTYSLPLAF; from the coding sequence ATGAAGATGTTTTCAAAAGCGATGATGGGGGCCGTTCTAGTTTTCCTGACCTGGGACTACCCTGTATTGGCGGAAGACTCTCAGCCCGCCGCATTCAAAATCGGTAACGTTGAATTCCTTGCCGATGAGCCAAGCTACCTGGACTTTGGGGCTGGGGCCTTTGATATTGTTCATTCAGAAATTTCCGCCGCTGGTTATATTGAATACCGCTATGGAAAAAAACTATCCTTCATTGGCCCTGTTATGGGAATAATGGCGAATACGGACGGGGGAGTGTTTGGCTACGGCGGCATCTACACTAATATTAAATACCGGAGGTTAGTTGCCACGCCGTTTTTTACGGTAGGAGGATACCACCAAGGCGGGAGCAAGGATCTCGGGGGCACCTTTCAATTTCGCAGCGGCATAACTTTTGCTTATCAATTTGATAAGGGCTCTCGCCTTGGAGTACGCTTCGCCCACATCTCCAACGCCAGTATCCATGATAATAATCCTGGCGAGAATGAACTGCTTTTGACCTATTCCCTACCCTTAGCCTTTTAG
- the hpnA gene encoding hopanoid-associated sugar epimerase, with amino-acid sequence MTSFVTGATGFVGSAVVKQLLDAGETVRVLARSNSDRRNLEGLPIEIFEGDLKDQRRLEKALHGCQALFHVAADYRLWAPRSQDFYDTNVRGSENIIHAAAEAGVNRIVYTSSVATLGLSPDGTPTDEETPSSLDTMIGHYKRSKFLAEESVKDLRRRLGLNIVIVNPSTPIGPRDIKPTPTGRVIVMAASGNMPAYMNTGLNVVHVDDVAAGHLLAFEKGGMGERYILGGENLTLHDILATIAQLTHRRPPRFRLLPHMVLPIAYLAQGWARLTNGKEPMTTVDGVRMAKKYMFFSSTKAEQLLGYQSRPAQEAIHDAISWFQANNYL; translated from the coding sequence ATGACCAGCTTTGTTACCGGCGCAACCGGCTTTGTAGGTTCGGCGGTAGTCAAGCAACTGCTCGATGCGGGAGAAACTGTCCGGGTATTAGCCCGCTCCAACAGTGATCGGCGTAATTTGGAAGGGTTACCCATAGAAATCTTTGAAGGTGATCTTAAAGATCAACGGCGCCTAGAAAAAGCGCTCCATGGTTGCCAAGCTCTTTTTCATGTGGCGGCTGATTACCGCTTATGGGCTCCCCGTTCGCAAGACTTTTATGATACTAACGTCCGGGGCTCCGAGAATATCATCCACGCTGCGGCGGAAGCCGGCGTTAACCGTATTGTTTACACCAGTAGCGTCGCCACGCTGGGATTAAGCCCTGATGGTACGCCAACTGATGAGGAAACCCCCTCCAGCCTCGACACCATGATCGGCCACTATAAACGATCTAAATTTTTGGCTGAGGAATCAGTTAAGGATCTGAGGCGCAGACTGGGGCTAAATATCGTGATTGTTAACCCCTCCACCCCTATTGGACCACGGGATATCAAACCCACGCCTACTGGCAGAGTCATTGTCATGGCCGCCTCAGGAAACATGCCTGCCTACATGAACACCGGTCTCAACGTGGTCCATGTGGATGATGTCGCCGCTGGCCACCTCCTGGCCTTTGAAAAAGGCGGCATGGGTGAGCGTTATATTCTTGGAGGCGAGAACCTTACCCTGCATGATATTCTGGCAACGATCGCCCAGCTTACCCACCGCCGTCCTCCTAGATTCCGACTTTTACCTCACATGGTCTTGCCAATCGCTTACCTTGCTCAAGGCTGGGCTCGTCTGACCAACGGCAAAGAACCCATGACCACGGTTGACGGCGTGCGGATGGCAAAGAAATATATGTTTTTTTCTAGCACTAAAGCGGAGCAACTGCTAGGCTATCAGTCTCGCCCCGCTCAAGAAGCAATTCATGATGCAATTAGCTGGTTTCAGGCCAATAACTACCTGTAG
- a CDS encoding endonuclease/exonuclease/phosphatase family protein, which produces MSNSSRFVVCTYNLWQDERWPERQEPLRQFITLHRPDILCVQELCPQSQSLLDQTLPTHQRVDDPFEGWKRESNIYWNESLFYLLEYGAENIGILEQWRRLFWVRLQPQITGGPPLLVATAHYTWPGNHQERNDRVNVRVAQALNTVKMLRRLATQSSPLLFMGDLNDHYLPLKVLQEGGLTDCFTALGRIPQITRPAYPTYVHTPQVVDWVLHWGPLQPMTSDVVDFFVGDVAPSDHKPLLATYRWA; this is translated from the coding sequence ATGTCCAATTCTTCGCGCTTTGTCGTCTGCACCTATAATTTATGGCAGGATGAGCGCTGGCCAGAGCGGCAAGAACCCTTGCGGCAATTCATCACGCTTCATCGACCGGACATTCTATGCGTGCAAGAACTTTGCCCCCAAAGCCAATCCTTACTGGATCAAACGCTCCCGACCCATCAACGGGTGGATGACCCCTTTGAAGGTTGGAAGAGAGAAAGCAATATTTATTGGAATGAGTCGCTTTTCTATCTGCTCGAATATGGCGCGGAGAATATTGGAATTCTAGAGCAGTGGCGCCGCCTCTTTTGGGTCCGGTTACAACCTCAAATTACTGGCGGACCGCCCCTCTTGGTGGCCACCGCCCACTACACTTGGCCCGGCAACCACCAAGAACGCAACGATAGAGTCAATGTACGCGTTGCCCAAGCTCTTAACACTGTCAAAATGCTGCGCCGACTAGCGACGCAGTCCTCACCATTGCTATTCATGGGGGATCTTAACGATCATTACTTACCCCTAAAAGTGCTCCAAGAAGGCGGCCTTACTGATTGTTTTACTGCTTTAGGCCGCATCCCCCAAATCACTCGTCCCGCTTATCCCACCTATGTTCACACGCCCCAGGTCGTTGACTGGGTACTCCACTGGGGACCCCTACAACCCATGACCAGCGATGTGGTGGATTTTTTTGTGGGAGATGTTGCCCCCTCCGATCATAAACCGCTGCTTGCTACTTATCGATGGGCATAA